One window of the Thunnus albacares chromosome 3, fThuAlb1.1, whole genome shotgun sequence genome contains the following:
- the aanat1 gene encoding serotonin N-acetyltransferase has protein sequence MSLVSAVPFMKPLHMRSPGPQGRRHTLPASEFRSLSPEDAISVFEIEREAFISVSGECPLHLDEVRHFLTLCPELSLGWFEEGRLVAFIIGSLWDQERLSADALTLHKPHGTTVHIHVLAVHRTFRQQGKGSILMWRYLQYLRCLPYVRRAVLMCEDFLVPFYQKSGFKVQGPSEITVGPLTFIEMFYPVQGHAFMRRNSGC, from the exons ATGTCGTTGGTGAGCGCAGTGCCTTTCATGAAGCCGCTCCACATGCGCTCTCCTGGGCCACAGGGGCGCCGCCACACGCTGCCGGCCAGCGAGTTCCGCTCTCTGAGCCCGGAGGATGCCATCAGCGTGTTTGAGATCGAGAGAGAAG CCTTCATCTCAGTGTCCGGTGAGTGTCCTCTCCACCTGGATGAGGTGCGTCATTTCCTCACCCTGTGCCCTGAGCTGTCTCTTGGCTGGTTCGAGGAGGGACGTCTGGTGGCTTTCATCATCGGCTCACTGTGGGACCAGGAGAGGCTTAGCGCG GACGCCCTGACTCTCCATAAGCCCCACGGGACCACTGTCCACATCCACGTCCTGGCTGTCCACCGGACCTTCCGCCAGCAGGGCAAAGGCTCCATCCTGATGTGGCGCTACCTCCAGTACCTCCGCTGCCTGCCCTACGTCCGCCGCGCTGTGCTCATGTGTGAGGACTTCCTGGTTCCCTTCTACCAGAAGTCAGGGTTCAAGGTGCAGGGCCCCAGCGAGATCACGGTGGGGCCCCTCACCTTCATCGAAATGTTCTACCCGGTCCAGGGCCACGCCTTCATGCGTCGTAACAGCGGTTGTTGA